In the Acetobacterium sp. KB-1 genome, ATTAAAACCATTTCACTGACGATGAAATTTCGGGCATTATTCAACATTTTCTTTTCTCCGGTTGAGAGACCTTTTAAGCGATCCAATAAGATAAGGTTTTTAACAACCTTGGCTACTTCAAAAATATCGCCGGTTTTTAATCGTTCCAGGTGTTCCCGATAGCGCCTATTCCAGTTTTTTTCCATCTCGTCCATTGGTAATTTCAGTGTTTCGATCATCTCATCAATTACTGGCTGGGTCACAATGGTTCTTACCCCAATATCATCAACTTTATCAACGGGAATTAAAATTTGCAAACCCTCGGATACTATCTGCATGATGTAGTAAGGTTTTATTTCTTCAAATATTTCTCGTTCTTCGATTGCTTCAATGATACCTGCTCCGTGCATCGGATAAACAATTTTATCCCCAATTTTATACATTTCAACCACTCCTATCATCGATTCTCTTCCCATTATAACATATAAAAAAAGAATAAGCCTTTTATTTTATAAAAAACTTATCCCGCTGTCAATATTTATTTAGATAATCATGGTCAAATGCAAGATGTATCATTAATTGACCGCAAGAATAGCGGAATATAAATGATTAGAGGTTAACGAAAATGAACAAAGAAGAAATGAAAGCAGTGCTAG is a window encoding:
- a CDS encoding CarD family transcriptional regulator encodes the protein MYKIGDKIVYPMHGAGIIEAIEEREIFEEIKPYYIMQIVSEGLQILIPVDKVDDIGVRTIVTQPVIDEMIETLKLPMDEMEKNWNRRYREHLERLKTGDIFEVAKVVKNLILLDRLKGLSTGEKKMLNNARNFIVSEMVLIQDKDKQEILDLINSSVHSEA